A stretch of the Medicago truncatula cultivar Jemalong A17 chromosome 5, MtrunA17r5.0-ANR, whole genome shotgun sequence genome encodes the following:
- the LOC11436430 gene encoding non-classical arabinogalactan protein 30 produces the protein MAKTLVLFFLFLQITSFIAFTEELETFHNKPATPLHPPTKSPVHKPHHNHSPSHAPSHVHTPLHPPHPAKPPTHHHHQHQHHSPSPTPSHVHTPIHPRHPAKPPTHHHHHHHSPAHAPIKPPVHTPLHHPHPAKPPTHHHHQHHSPSPAPSHFHTPLHPRHPAKPPTHYHHHSPAHAPIKPPVHTPLLPPQSAKPPTHHHHHPPAHAPTHTPLLSRSLIVVEGVVYVKSCNHNGVDTLKGATPLLGAIVKLQCNNAKHKLVLKAKTDKKGYFYIGGPKNIVGYSTRHCNVVLDNSPKALKPSNLHGGLTGALLKPVKRSVSKGISLKLFTVGPFAFEPKCHH, from the exons atggcCAAAACTCTGGTattgttttttctctttctccaaATAACCTCTTTCATAGCATTTACTGAAGAGCTAGAAACTTTTCATAACAAACCAGCAACTCCACTTCATCCCCCAACTAAGTCACCGGTTCATAAACCACACCACAACCACTCACCATCCCATGCACCTTCTCATGTTCACACTCCTTTACATCCTCCTCACCCTGCTAAACCCCCGACCCATCACCACCACCAGCATCAACATCATTCACCATCCCCTACTCCTTCCCATGTTCACACTCCTATACATCCTCGTCACCCTGCAAAACCCCCaacccatcatcatcatcatcatcactctCCCGCACATGCCCCTATTAAGCCTCCGGTTCACACTCCTTTACATCATCCTCATCCTGCCAAACCTCCAacccatcaccaccaccaacatcaCTCACCATCCCCCGCCCCTTCACATTTTCACACTCCTTTACATCCTCGTCACCCTGCAAAACCCCCCACCCATTATCATCATCACTCTCCTGCTCATGCCCCTATTAAACCTCCAGTTCACACACCTTTACTTCCCCCTCAATCTGCAAAGCCCCCAACTCACCACCATCACCACCCTCCGGCTCATGCCCCTACTCACACACCTCTTCTTTCAAGAAGCTTGATAGTTGTTGAAGGAGTTGTTTATGTCAAATCTTGCAACCATAATGGTGTTGACACCCTAAAGGGAGCTACACCACTTCTTG gTGCCATTGTGAAGCTCCAATGCAACAACGCCAAACATAAGTTGGTCCTTAAAGCCAAGACTGATAAGAAAGGTTACTTCTATATTGGTGGCCCAAAGAACATTGTAGGTTATTCAACTCGCCATTGCAACGTTGTTTTAGATAATTCACCAAAAGCACTAAAACCTTCAAATCTTCATGGCGGTCTTACTGGGGCTCTTCTTAAGCCAGTGAAACGATCAGTGTCTAAGGGGATTTCTTTAAAACTCTTCACTGTTGGACCATTTGCATTTGAGCCCAAATGTCATCATTAA
- the LOC11431622 gene encoding uncharacterized protein isoform X2: MKLEGELAFFHSKMGVELDSQSFEFNDSDENSPTFKSRNQKEKEYDNKVSKNLKKIEHGFDSSPNDMKSANCMPDPKLEFYDSSIDLKNNYEAHVIGPKSPSSKDKRGLDPSPKLEFYDSMLDLKNGLGTKVTESINPVSRSSNDVGSFMMFATDKQSVKKSVTSPISNPLLVDKFQDSLDVFVDRTEAECEPELEICYKEDGYHVVKDICVDKGVYTQHKFMFEETEDGKAYNFFPLESFDDNQKPKDNTGIKVLNQPEIEDSDKVSLNHDQQFHVMPKDDDEIEDLIDNVTKAMDLHEDMHDSVAPDDKDEQQLGKHNLHSQSKASNDIVEEEVLASPALGLATDESNSDGIRSLTYHFGPSAPADCIKKEFHQLGGCNCVESHLPVMAVDGSSGGEISEIHHAETSQIRRGFGESSFSAAGAVSGRISYSGSIPYSGSISIRSDSSTTSTRSFAFPMF; this comes from the exons ATGAAACTAG AAGGTGAATTAGCTTTCTTCCATTCAAAAATGGGCGTTGAGTTGGACTCTCAATCGTTTGAATTCAATGATAGTGATGAAAACTCCCCTACCTTCAAATCACGGAACCAGAAGGAAAAGGAATATGACAACAAAGTCTCTAAGAATTTAAAGAAGATCGAACATGGTTTTGATTCATCCCCAAATGACATGAAATCGGCAAATTGTATGCCTGATCCGAAACTAGAATTTTATGACAGCTCAATTGATTTGAAAAACAATTATGAAGCTCATGTGATTGGTCCCAAATCTCCTTCTTCCAAGGATAAAAGAGGCTTAGATCCATCACCGAAACTTGAATTTTATGACAGCATGCTTgatttgaaaaatggtttagGAACAAAAGTGACGGAATCGATTAACCCTGTATCACGTTCTTCCAACGATGTGGGGtcgtttatgatgtttgcaacTGATAAACAATCGGTTAAAAAGTCCGTCACTTCGCCAATCTCTAATCCTCTGCTAGTAGATAAATTTCAGGATTCACTAGATGTCTTTGTCGACCGAACTGAAGCTGAATGTGAACCAGAACTTGAAATTTGCTACAAAGAAGATGGATATCATGTTGTGAAGGATATCTGCGTTGATAAAGGGGTCTATACCCAGCATAAGTTCATGTTTGAGGAAACTGAGGATGGAAAGGCTTATAATTTCTTCCCATtagagagttttgatgataaccaAAAGCCGAAAGACAACACTGGTATCAAGGTATTAAATCAACCAGAAATTGAAGATTCTGACAAGGTTTCTTTGAATCATGATCAGCAATTTCATGTGATGCCCAAAGACGATGATGAGATCGAAGATCTTATTGATAATGTCAcaaaagcaatggatttacatGAAGACATGCATGATTCTGTAGCTCCTGATGACAAGGATGAACAG CAATTGGGTAAACATAATTTGCATTCCCAGTCAAAAGCCTCAAATGATATTGTTGAGGAAGAAGTATTGGCAAGTCCAGCTTTGGGATTAGCCACTGATGAGTCGAACAGTGATGGTATTAGAAGCTTAACTTATCATTTTGGCCCTTCAGCTCCTGCCGATTGTATCAAAAAGGAATTTCACCAACTCGGTGGCTGTAACTGTGTTGAAAGTCACCTACCTGTTATGGCTGTAGACGGTTCGTCTGGTGGTGAAATTTCTGAAATTCATCATGCTGAAACAAGTCAGATTCGCCGTGGATTTGGCGAGTCAAGTTTTTCTGCTGCAGGCGCTGTATCAGGTCGTATAAGTTACTCAGGGTCTATACCTTATTCTGGAAGCATCTCTATCCGATCAGATAGCAGCACTACCAGCACGCGGTCCTTCGCTTTTCCCAT gttCTAA
- the LOC11431622 gene encoding uncharacterized protein isoform X1, with translation MKLEGELAFFHSKMGVELDSQSFEFNDSDENSPTFKSRNQKEKEYDNKVSKNLKKIEHGFDSSPNDMKSANCMPDPKLEFYDSSIDLKNNYEAHVIGPKSPSSKDKRGLDPSPKLEFYDSMLDLKNGLGTKVTESINPVSRSSNDVGSFMMFATDKQSVKKSVTSPISNPLLVDKFQDSLDVFVDRTEAECEPELEICYKEDGYHVVKDICVDKGVYTQHKFMFEETEDGKAYNFFPLESFDDNQKPKDNTGIKVLNQPEIEDSDKVSLNHDQQFHVMPKDDDEIEDLIDNVTKAMDLHEDMHDSVAPDDKDEQQLGKHNLHSQSKASNDIVEEEVLASPALGLATDESNSDGIRSLTYHFGPSAPADCIKKEFHQLGGCNCVESHLPVMAVDGSSGGEISEIHHAETSQIRRGFGESSFSAAGAVSGRISYSGSIPYSGSISIRSDSSTTSTRSFAFPILQSEWNSSPVRMEKPDRSHYRKQRKWKNGLLCCKF, from the exons ATGAAACTAG AAGGTGAATTAGCTTTCTTCCATTCAAAAATGGGCGTTGAGTTGGACTCTCAATCGTTTGAATTCAATGATAGTGATGAAAACTCCCCTACCTTCAAATCACGGAACCAGAAGGAAAAGGAATATGACAACAAAGTCTCTAAGAATTTAAAGAAGATCGAACATGGTTTTGATTCATCCCCAAATGACATGAAATCGGCAAATTGTATGCCTGATCCGAAACTAGAATTTTATGACAGCTCAATTGATTTGAAAAACAATTATGAAGCTCATGTGATTGGTCCCAAATCTCCTTCTTCCAAGGATAAAAGAGGCTTAGATCCATCACCGAAACTTGAATTTTATGACAGCATGCTTgatttgaaaaatggtttagGAACAAAAGTGACGGAATCGATTAACCCTGTATCACGTTCTTCCAACGATGTGGGGtcgtttatgatgtttgcaacTGATAAACAATCGGTTAAAAAGTCCGTCACTTCGCCAATCTCTAATCCTCTGCTAGTAGATAAATTTCAGGATTCACTAGATGTCTTTGTCGACCGAACTGAAGCTGAATGTGAACCAGAACTTGAAATTTGCTACAAAGAAGATGGATATCATGTTGTGAAGGATATCTGCGTTGATAAAGGGGTCTATACCCAGCATAAGTTCATGTTTGAGGAAACTGAGGATGGAAAGGCTTATAATTTCTTCCCATtagagagttttgatgataaccaAAAGCCGAAAGACAACACTGGTATCAAGGTATTAAATCAACCAGAAATTGAAGATTCTGACAAGGTTTCTTTGAATCATGATCAGCAATTTCATGTGATGCCCAAAGACGATGATGAGATCGAAGATCTTATTGATAATGTCAcaaaagcaatggatttacatGAAGACATGCATGATTCTGTAGCTCCTGATGACAAGGATGAACAG CAATTGGGTAAACATAATTTGCATTCCCAGTCAAAAGCCTCAAATGATATTGTTGAGGAAGAAGTATTGGCAAGTCCAGCTTTGGGATTAGCCACTGATGAGTCGAACAGTGATGGTATTAGAAGCTTAACTTATCATTTTGGCCCTTCAGCTCCTGCCGATTGTATCAAAAAGGAATTTCACCAACTCGGTGGCTGTAACTGTGTTGAAAGTCACCTACCTGTTATGGCTGTAGACGGTTCGTCTGGTGGTGAAATTTCTGAAATTCATCATGCTGAAACAAGTCAGATTCGCCGTGGATTTGGCGAGTCAAGTTTTTCTGCTGCAGGCGCTGTATCAGGTCGTATAAGTTACTCAGGGTCTATACCTTATTCTGGAAGCATCTCTATCCGATCAGATAGCAGCACTACCAGCACGCGGTCCTTCGCTTTTCCCAT ACTGCAATCTGAATGGAATAGCAGCCCAGTGAGAATGGAGAAACCTGATAGGAGCCACTACCGGAAGCAACGCAAATGGAAGAATGGCCTTCTTTGCTGTAAATTTTAA